From a region of the Castanea sativa cultivar Marrone di Chiusa Pesio chromosome 10, ASM4071231v1 genome:
- the LOC142612421 gene encoding putative mitochondrial protein AtMg00310 yields the protein MSAFNIPTKICDKLDSTSRRFWWKPKSSQGRFIAWNAWEKLCHPKSQGGLGFKKAKDFNLALIAKLAWIVATKRESICMDILRAKYKVKHDWLYSDPIKTTSPCWRAIERATNLIVKGACYLIGDGASISVWSNPLIYELFDEALAHAILKILLHASPMQDKLMWILDPKGRFSVKSAYKEAITHEPGPNPSEGLWKKLWKARLPERIKMLLRSVSGIQLAGGSELTWRGSNHMWIS from the exons ATGTCAGCATTCAACATTCCTACAAAAATTTGTGACAAATTGGACTCCACCTCAAGAAGATTTTGGTGGAAGCCCAAATCCTCTCAAGGTAGATTCATAGCTTGGAATGCTTGGGAGAAGCTGTGTCATCCCAAGAGTCAAGGTGGACTTGGTTTCAAGAAAGCAAAGGATTTCAACTTAGCTCTGATTGCTAAGCTTGCTTGGATTGTGGCAACCAAGAGGGAAAGTATATGCATGGACATTTTGAGAGCCAAATACAAAGTGAAGCACGATTGGTTATATAGTGATCCCATAAAAACGACCTCCCCTTGCTGGAGAGCCATCGAAAGAGCAACAAATTTGATTGTCAAGGGAGCATGTTACCTCATAGGAGATGGTGCTTCTATTAGTGTGTGGTCTAATCC GCTCATCTATGAGTTATTTGATGAGGCTTTAGCTCATGCCATACTAAAAATTCTTCTCCATGCCAGTCCTATGCAAGACAAACTTATGTGGATTTTGGATCCCAAGGGGAGGTTCTCTGTTAAATCAGCCTATAAGGAAGCTATTACTCATGAGCCAGGTCCCAATCCCTCTGAAGGTCTATGGAAGAAGCTGTGGAAGGCAAGATTGCCGGAGAGAATCAAAATGCTACTCCGGA GTGTCTCTGGCATTCAGCTTGCTGGGGGTTCAGAGCTAACTTGGAGAGGGTCTAATCACATGTGGATATCATAA